One Castanea sativa cultivar Marrone di Chiusa Pesio chromosome 4, ASM4071231v1 DNA window includes the following coding sequences:
- the LOC142632726 gene encoding uncharacterized protein LOC142632726 → MATTSPSLPMQQQPGQTLTYNPVAVPNNNAAWSSSGSIGPFFAVMSVLTVLAILSCLLGRMCTKEAVTPLESIKDRGCLGWVKRKCRQCMSCDIQVGMKMMSFCKGRNECNVKDGEVQQLPQP, encoded by the coding sequence ATGGCAACAACATCACCATCACTGCCTATGCAGCAACAGCCAGGGCAAACCTTGACTTATAACCCTGTAGCTGTACCAAACAATAATGCTGCTTGGAGTTCTTCTGGGTCTATAGGTCCTTTCTTTGCAGTGATGTCTGTCCTAACTGTGCTCGCAATTCTTTCGTGCTTATTGGGCAGGATGTGCACCAAAGAGGCTGTTACTCCATTAGAGAGTATCAAGGATAGAGGCTGCCTTGGGTGGGTGAAGCGAAAGTGCCGGCAGTGTATGTCTTGTGATATTCAAGTTGGAATGAAGATGATGTCTTTTTGCAAAGGAAGAAATGAATGTAACGTTAAAGATGGTGAGGTTCAACAACTTCCACAACCTTAA